TACAGCGCCACTACCCCAGCAGCATCTCGCGGCTGAAAAAGCGCCAATTCCCATTCCTGCTCCACCGTTACACCTCTTCCCTTAAAAAAGCCTTCTCTGAACCTTTAACACAAGCTTTTGAATTAGAAGTAAGCTTCCATTTATTGCTGCGCTTCTCCTGCCTACTTCTAAAACAGTTCATTCGATACAAACCGCCGGATTTTGTTCCGGTTTTAGCCATTTGAGGATCTTCTTTATATCCTTTTCCGCCATCGCCACACAGCCGCTTGTGGGAACACCCGGACCTTTACGGACATGCATAAAAATGGCGCTGCCTTTGCCCGCCACAACCGGCTCGGTATTGTACTCAATAACCAAACCTAGTTTATATAGCTCATCCTTGCGCCGCATCAGCTCGTACGACTTGGCCGCTGTTTTTCCTACAACCAGTTGGTTATAAAACGGCGAAGCCACATCGTCGATCCAATAATGTTGCTTTGTCACTTGTATGTAGGGCATGCTTATAGAGAACGACTCATAGCCAAAAGCTCGGCGCAACTTATACAAGCCCGCTGGCGTAGCGCCGTCTCCTTCTTGTTTTTGCGCGGCTGAAACCACGCCGCTTCTGCCTAGGTTGACTGGAATGTCTTTGTATTTCACAAGCCATTTTTCATCTTTTTTCTGCCAAGCCGTCAATGTACCTACCTGCTTGTTTTTATGGTCAGACTGTACCACAATCAGTTGACGCACATCCGCCGGCGCCGCGCCCTCCGGTAAC
The nucleotide sequence above comes from uncultured Anaeromusa sp.. Encoded proteins:
- a CDS encoding L,D-transpeptidase family protein, producing MLHCKYRLKTFLLLCAIVILVGITGNHASAAAKPAALLPEGAAPADVRQLIVVQSDHKNKQVGTLTAWQKKDEKWLVKYKDIPVNLGRSGVVSAAQKQEGDGATPAGLYKLRRAFGYESFSISMPYIQVTKQHYWIDDVASPFYNQLVVGKTAAKSYELMRRKDELYKLGLVIEYNTEPVVAGKGSAIFMHVRKGPGVPTSGCVAMAEKDIKKILKWLKPEQNPAVCIE